A section of the Fusobacterium sp. DD2 genome encodes:
- a CDS encoding metal ABC transporter ATP-binding protein, which translates to MNGIKIEIKNLSLTLSNNEILKDINLTINEGEVHCLVGPNGGGKTSLLRCILGQMPFQGEINMIYEGERNIGYVPQLLDFERTLPITVEDFMGMTCQIKPCFLGLSGKVKKEVESLLKKLGVYEKRKRLLGNLSGGERQRVLLAQALYPTPKLLILDEPLTGIDRLGEDYFREIIKELKSKGVTILWIHHNLLQVKEMADVVTCIRGKVMFSGDPKKELTEENIMRIFG; encoded by the coding sequence ATGAATGGAATAAAAATTGAGATAAAAAATTTAAGTCTCACTCTGTCAAATAATGAGATATTAAAAGATATAAATCTCACAATAAATGAAGGAGAAGTTCACTGCCTCGTTGGACCTAATGGTGGAGGAAAGACATCTTTACTCAGATGTATACTGGGACAGATGCCCTTTCAAGGTGAGATAAATATGATATATGAAGGGGAAAGAAATATTGGTTATGTTCCACAGCTTTTGGATTTTGAAAGAACTCTTCCAATTACAGTGGAAGATTTTATGGGAATGACCTGTCAGATTAAACCCTGTTTTTTAGGATTATCTGGGAAGGTAAAAAAAGAGGTTGAATCACTTTTGAAAAAATTAGGTGTATATGAAAAAAGAAAAAGACTTCTTGGAAATTTATCCGGTGGAGAAAGACAAAGGGTACTACTTGCTCAGGCTCTTTATCCAACACCTAAGCTTCTTATTTTAGATGAACCATTGACAGGAATAGACAGATTGGGAGAAGATTATTTCCGTGAAATTATAAAAGAGCTTAAATCTAAAGGAGTAACTATTTTATGGATTCATCATAACCTTTTACAGGTAAAAGAGATGGCTGATGTAGTTACATGCATTCGGGGAAAGGTTATGTTTAGTGGAGACCCAAAAAAAGAGCTTACAGAAGAGAATATCATGAGAATATTTGGATAA
- a CDS encoding zinc ABC transporter substrate-binding protein: MMKKLLFILILLFTGIVAYGKNIVITSIQPLYSLVSILTEGTDIESYTPFESDVSMTTSREAMKEENFNLDIAKKAQAVVDIAHVWPEDMIYAKARLKNIHIIEIDASHNYDDKKPTLFVNEYRSGKINPYIWMSSKNLIKMANLIAGDLEKIYPKNSKKIENNLRKFSKELLVEEKNIDKRLLDTATSEVISLSENLNYFLNDMNIYTEYYDYSKLNEENVKDIIEQYGIKTIVSDRWVKKKVIKAIENAGGTFVYINTLDIPYDKDGKMDPQAILKVYRENSDALLKGLNH, translated from the coding sequence GTGATGAAAAAATTATTATTCATATTGATATTATTATTTACTGGTATTGTAGCTTATGGAAAAAATATAGTTATAACTTCTATACAGCCTTTATATTCCCTTGTAAGTATTCTAACTGAGGGAACTGATATTGAAAGCTATACACCTTTTGAATCTGATGTATCTATGACTACATCAAGAGAAGCTATGAAAGAGGAAAACTTCAATCTGGATATAGCTAAAAAAGCTCAGGCTGTAGTAGATATCGCTCACGTCTGGCCAGAGGATATGATATATGCAAAAGCAAGACTTAAAAATATTCATATTATTGAGATAGATGCAAGTCACAACTATGATGATAAGAAACCGACTTTATTTGTAAATGAATATAGGAGTGGAAAAATCAATCCATATATCTGGATGAGCAGTAAAAATCTTATTAAGATGGCAAATCTTATAGCTGGAGATTTAGAGAAGATATATCCTAAAAATAGTAAAAAAATTGAAAATAACCTTAGAAAATTTTCAAAGGAATTATTAGTTGAGGAAAAAAATATAGATAAAAGACTTCTTGATACAGCTACTTCTGAAGTTATATCTCTATCAGAAAATCTTAATTATTTTTTAAATGATATGAATATCTATACAGAATATTATGATTATTCAAAATTAAATGAAGAGAATGTTAAAGATATAATTGAACAATATGGAATAAAAACTATAGTTTCAGATAGATGGGTAAAGAAAAAAGTAATAAAAGCAATAGAAAATGCAGGTGGAACATTTGTATATATAAATACCCTGGATATCCCATATGATAAAGATGGAAAGATGGATCCCCAAGCTATTTTAAAAGTATATAGAGAAAACAGTGATGCTCTTTTAAAGGGGTTGAATCACTAA
- the gmhA gene encoding D-sedoheptulose 7-phosphate isomerase, with translation MNLLQSYKTEFELLENFIKEEEKRGETEKTAKALAEVFKNGNKVMICGNGGSNCDALHFAEEFTGRFRSDRKALPAIALSDSSHITCVGNDYGFDYIFSRGVEAYGKQGDMFFGISTSGNSANVIKAVEAAKKIGMKTCLLLGKDGGKLKGMGDFEFIIPGKTSDRIQEIHMMILHIIIEGVEKILFPENY, from the coding sequence ATGAACTTACTGCAATCGTATAAAACTGAATTTGAACTTCTTGAAAATTTTATAAAAGAAGAAGAAAAAAGAGGAGAAACTGAAAAAACAGCTAAAGCTTTAGCTGAGGTTTTTAAAAATGGAAATAAAGTTATGATATGTGGTAACGGTGGAAGCAACTGTGATGCTCTTCACTTTGCTGAAGAATTTACTGGTAGATTTAGAAGTGATAGAAAAGCTCTTCCTGCAATAGCTCTTTCTGACTCATCTCATATTACATGTGTTGGAAATGACTATGGATTTGACTACATCTTCTCAAGAGGAGTAGAAGCTTATGGAAAACAGGGAGATATGTTCTTTGGTATCTCTACAAGTGGTAATTCAGCAAATGTAATAAAAGCTGTAGAAGCAGCTAAAAAAATTGGAATGAAAACTTGTCTTCTACTAGGAAAAGATGGAGGAAAGTTAAAGGGAATGGGAGATTTTGAATTTATCATTCCTGGAAAAACTTCTGATAGAATTCAGGAGATCCATATGATGATACTGCATATTATCATTGAGGGAGTAGAAAAAATTCTTTTCCCTGAAAATTATTAA
- a CDS encoding metal ABC transporter permease — MLDSIREFLINLATQGVLPFPFKYGFVINALICGLFVGPILGAMGTMVVSKKMAFFSEAVGHAAMTGIAIGILVGEPYYSPYISLFAYCILFGLIINYTKNRTKMSSDTLIGVFLAMSIALGGALLIYVAGKVNSHILENILFGSVLTVNDTDIFILVVTSIIILTVIVPYFNKMLLASFNPSLASVKGVRVKLLEYIFIVMVTIITIASVKIIGSILVEALLLIPAAAAKNISKSMRSFILYSIIFALISCLVGIFIPIYYEISIPSGGAIILISAFIFILTIIMRAMFKGFREGE; from the coding sequence ATTTTGGATAGTATAAGAGAATTTTTAATAAATCTGGCAACACAGGGTGTATTACCCTTTCCATTTAAATATGGTTTTGTTATTAATGCACTTATATGTGGTTTATTTGTAGGGCCTATATTGGGAGCTATGGGAACAATGGTAGTAAGTAAAAAAATGGCTTTCTTTTCAGAAGCAGTAGGTCATGCTGCTATGACAGGGATAGCTATAGGGATACTTGTAGGTGAGCCGTATTACTCACCTTATATATCGCTTTTTGCTTACTGTATACTTTTTGGGCTGATAATAAACTATACAAAGAATAGAACAAAGATGTCTTCAGATACCTTAATAGGTGTATTTCTTGCTATGTCGATTGCCTTAGGAGGAGCACTTCTAATATATGTTGCAGGAAAAGTTAACTCCCATATTTTAGAGAATATCCTTTTTGGTTCTGTCCTTACAGTAAATGATACAGATATATTTATACTGGTAGTGACATCAATAATCATTTTAACTGTTATTGTGCCATATTTTAATAAGATGCTACTTGCAAGTTTTAATCCAAGTCTTGCAAGTGTAAAGGGAGTTAGAGTAAAACTTCTGGAATATATTTTTATAGTAATGGTAACTATCATAACAATAGCTTCTGTTAAGATAATTGGTTCAATATTGGTAGAGGCATTGCTTCTTATTCCTGCAGCTGCAGCAAAAAATATCTCAAAATCCATGAGAAGTTTTATACTTTATAGCATTATATTTGCTTTAATCAGCTGTCTTGTTGGAATATTTATTCCTATATATTATGAGATATCTATTCCATCTGGAGGAGCAATTATACTTATATCAGCATTTATATTTATCCTCACTATAATTATGAGGGCTATGTTTAAAGGATTTAGAGAGGGAGAGTAG
- a CDS encoding glycogen/starch synthase, whose amino-acid sequence MKVLFATGEAWPFIKTGGLGDVAYSLPKALKNKGVDARVILPKYQQIPEQYRFAMKHLGHKKIWVSHYNAYVGIEEYELDGVTYYFVDNMQYFARPKVYGEIDDCERFTFFSKAVVETFDLTGFTPDIIHCNDWHTALIPIYVRERGLQHDIKTVFTIHNLRFQGFFPNIEIEETLEIDRERYYQEDGLKFYDVISLLKGGVVYADYVTTVSRTYSHEIKTPEYGEGIDGLFRKFDYKLTGIVNGIDTSVYKAPKESKSSLKAKLQKSLGLNVDPNVPLVAIISRLDRQKGIDMITQAFDRMMGLGIQFVLLGSGEPYYEDFFRWKENQYRGRVCSYIGFNQPLSLEVYAGADMFLMPSLFEPCGLSQMIAMEYGTVPIVRETGGLKDTVTPYNEYTGQGNGFSFIDATPEVMLKIIDYAIKIFRDKKQWNLIVKHGKERDSSWNRPAQEYIDVYKKIM is encoded by the coding sequence ATAAAAGTTCTTTTTGCTACTGGTGAAGCGTGGCCTTTTATTAAGACTGGTGGACTTGGTGACGTTGCGTATTCTTTGCCAAAAGCATTAAAAAATAAAGGTGTAGATGCAAGGGTAATACTACCTAAGTATCAACAGATACCTGAACAATACAGATTTGCAATGAAACATCTAGGACATAAAAAAATATGGGTATCACACTATAATGCCTATGTTGGAATAGAAGAGTATGAGCTTGATGGTGTTACATATTATTTTGTAGATAATATGCAATATTTTGCAAGACCTAAAGTATATGGGGAGATAGACGACTGTGAAAGATTTACATTTTTCTCAAAAGCAGTAGTTGAGACATTTGATCTCACTGGGTTTACACCAGATATTATTCACTGTAATGACTGGCATACTGCCTTGATTCCTATATATGTAAGAGAAAGAGGTCTTCAACATGATATAAAGACAGTATTTACTATTCATAATTTAAGATTCCAGGGATTTTTCCCAAATATTGAAATTGAGGAAACTCTTGAAATAGATAGAGAAAGATATTACCAGGAAGATGGACTTAAGTTCTATGATGTTATATCACTTTTAAAAGGTGGAGTGGTATATGCAGACTATGTAACTACTGTAAGTAGAACATACTCACATGAGATAAAGACTCCAGAGTATGGAGAGGGTATAGATGGACTATTTAGAAAATTTGACTATAAACTTACTGGTATAGTAAATGGAATAGATACATCTGTATATAAGGCTCCAAAAGAATCAAAAAGTTCTTTAAAAGCTAAACTTCAAAAATCTCTAGGGCTTAATGTAGATCCAAATGTACCTTTAGTTGCAATAATATCAAGACTTGATAGACAAAAAGGAATAGATATGATTACTCAAGCCTTTGATAGAATGATGGGCCTTGGAATACAGTTTGTTCTTTTAGGAAGTGGAGAGCCATATTATGAAGATTTCTTCAGATGGAAAGAAAATCAGTACAGAGGAAGAGTCTGCTCATATATAGGATTCAATCAACCACTTTCACTTGAGGTATATGCTGGAGCAGATATGTTTCTAATGCCATCACTATTTGAGCCATGTGGATTATCTCAAATGATAGCTATGGAATATGGAACTGTACCTATTGTAAGAGAAACAGGAGGACTTAAAGATACTGTTACTCCTTATAATGAATACACTGGACAGGGAAATGGATTCAGCTTTATTGATGCAACACCTGAAGTAATGTTGAAAATAATTGATTACGCTATTAAGATTTTCAGAGATAAAAAACAGTGGAATCTTATTGTAAAACATGGTAAAGAAAGAGACAGTAGCTGGAATAGACCTGCACAGGAATATATAGATGTGTATAAAAAAATAATGTAA
- the glgD gene encoding glucose-1-phosphate adenylyltransferase subunit GlgD, whose amino-acid sequence MINNYMAIIFLAEKLDNIRALTKMRPLASVPVGGTYRIIDFALSNLVNAGIRNVGIFAGNEDLNSLTDHIGRGTEWDLDRRKDGIFMFNQMADSTYTTNLKRVKKNMEYFFRSKQNNVVVLSSHMVCNLDVNDVIRAHEESGKDITMVYKKVKQANERFDNCDSVKVNEKGEVVGIGQNLFFKRDENISLEAFVLSKELLIKMICDGIQEGVYYTVRDLLTRNLGRVSINGYEFKGYLACINSTKEYFNFNMDLLKKEVRDDLFNKDRNIYTKSKNTPPSLFRDTAEVSNTLIANGCIIGGVVKNSILARGAVVEEGAVVEDCVLLQDSVVKSGAILKNIIVDKNNVVKSNEKLSASRNYPLVIEKSIQWDDKHYKNIFDFIEKSTLNLNVNK is encoded by the coding sequence ATGATTAACAATTATATGGCTATAATATTTTTAGCTGAGAAATTAGATAATATAAGAGCTCTTACTAAAATGAGACCATTAGCCTCTGTACCAGTAGGGGGAACTTATAGAATAATAGACTTTGCTTTATCAAACTTGGTAAATGCAGGAATAAGAAACGTAGGAATATTTGCAGGAAACGAAGATTTGAACTCATTAACTGACCACATTGGACGTGGAACAGAATGGGATTTGGATAGAAGAAAAGATGGAATATTTATGTTTAATCAAATGGCTGATTCTACATATACTACTAACTTAAAAAGAGTTAAGAAAAATATGGAATATTTCTTCCGTAGTAAGCAAAATAACGTAGTTGTACTAAGCTCACACATGGTATGTAACCTTGATGTAAATGATGTAATAAGAGCTCACGAAGAGAGTGGAAAAGATATAACTATGGTTTATAAAAAAGTTAAACAGGCAAATGAAAGATTTGACAACTGTGACAGTGTAAAGGTAAATGAAAAAGGTGAAGTAGTTGGAATTGGACAAAACCTTTTCTTCAAAAGAGATGAAAACATATCTCTTGAAGCCTTTGTACTAAGTAAAGAACTTCTTATTAAAATGATCTGTGATGGAATCCAAGAGGGAGTTTACTATACAGTAAGAGACCTTTTAACTAGAAACCTTGGAAGAGTAAGTATAAATGGTTACGAATTTAAAGGATACCTTGCTTGTATCAACTCTACAAAAGAGTACTTTAACTTTAATATGGATCTTCTTAAAAAAGAGGTTAGAGATGACCTGTTTAACAAAGACAGAAATATCTATACTAAGAGTAAAAATACACCACCTTCACTATTTAGAGACACAGCAGAAGTTAGCAATACTTTAATTGCAAATGGATGTATAATAGGTGGAGTAGTTAAAAACTCAATACTTGCAAGAGGAGCAGTAGTAGAAGAGGGAGCAGTAGTAGAAGATTGTGTACTTCTTCAAGATAGTGTTGTAAAATCAGGAGCTATACTAAAAAATATCATTGTAGATAAAAACAACGTAGTTAAATCTAATGAAAAACTTAGTGCTTCTAGAAACTATCCATTAGTAATTGAAAAGAGCATCCAATGGGATGATAAACATTATAAAAACATATTTGATTTTATAGAAAAATCAACTTTAAATCTTAACGTCAATAAGTAG
- a CDS encoding zinc ABC transporter substrate-binding protein yields the protein MKKIVLLVAMFILGIASFAKDKLNIGVTLQPYYSYVTNIVGDTANVVPVVRLDIYDSHNYQVRAEDITKMDNIDVLVVNGIGHDEFVFKMLDAAKNKDRIKVIYANKNVSLMPIAGTQNSEKILNPHTFISITASIQQVYNIAKELGEINPEYKALYMKNAREYARKLRKIKSDALEKIKGLEGMDLRVATAHGGYDYLFSEFGIEVKAVIEPAHGVQPSAAELEKVINKIKKEKVDVIFGEKAFNSKYVDTINKETGVEVRYLSHLTNGPYEVDGFEKFIKQDLDEVVSAIQEVAKKRGK from the coding sequence ATGAAGAAGATAGTTTTACTTGTGGCAATGTTTATTTTGGGAATAGCTTCATTTGCAAAGGATAAGCTCAATATTGGAGTAACTCTTCAACCCTATTATAGTTATGTAACAAATATAGTTGGAGATACTGCAAATGTAGTACCTGTAGTGAGATTGGATATCTATGATTCACATAACTATCAGGTAAGAGCAGAAGATATTACTAAAATGGATAATATAGATGTATTAGTGGTAAATGGTATTGGCCATGACGAGTTTGTTTTTAAAATGTTAGATGCAGCTAAAAACAAAGACAGGATAAAAGTTATATATGCTAATAAAAATGTATCTTTAATGCCAATTGCTGGAACACAAAACTCTGAAAAGATTTTAAATCCACATACTTTTATATCTATAACAGCTTCTATTCAGCAAGTATACAATATTGCAAAAGAACTTGGAGAGATAAATCCAGAGTATAAAGCTCTCTATATGAAAAATGCAAGGGAATATGCAAGAAAATTAAGAAAGATAAAATCAGATGCTTTAGAAAAAATAAAAGGATTGGAAGGAATGGACTTAAGAGTTGCAACAGCTCATGGAGGATATGACTATCTATTTTCAGAATTTGGAATTGAGGTCAAAGCTGTAATAGAACCTGCTCATGGAGTACAACCAAGTGCAGCAGAGCTTGAAAAAGTTATAAATAAAATAAAGAAAGAAAAGGTAGATGTCATATTTGGAGAAAAGGCATTTAACAGTAAGTATGTAGACACTATCAATAAGGAAACTGGAGTTGAAGTAAGATATTTATCTCATTTGACAAATGGACCTTATGAAGTTGATGGCTTTGAAAAATTTATAAAGCAGGACTTAGATGAAGTGGTATCTGCTATACAGGAAGTAGCTAAAAAAAGAGGAAAATAA
- a CDS encoding DUF1007 family protein, which yields MVKTFIFFILLSISIYAHPHVFFTGAFQLNVEKDEVKTLDVTVYLDEMNTVLFTEKIPKGKTITDKDLSFYKDVIHDLRIQWDGKDKKFNPIFKDAEIEDDSLKINIEIPIYEKIDNKTSIVFAIYDTEYFYTYDYEKEDFHITMQNSDYSAKFSLKENMKKPFYYGMVYPKEYEVKFY from the coding sequence ATGGTAAAAACTTTTATATTTTTTATACTTCTTAGTATCTCTATCTATGCACATCCTCATGTTTTCTTCACAGGTGCTTTTCAACTTAATGTTGAGAAAGATGAAGTTAAGACTTTGGATGTAACTGTGTATCTCGATGAAATGAACACGGTACTTTTCACTGAAAAAATACCAAAAGGAAAGACCATTACAGATAAAGATCTCTCTTTTTATAAGGATGTTATACATGATCTTCGGATTCAGTGGGATGGAAAGGACAAAAAATTTAACCCAATATTTAAAGATGCAGAAATAGAGGATGACTCTTTAAAAATTAATATTGAAATACCTATCTATGAAAAGATAGATAATAAAACCTCAATTGTTTTTGCTATCTATGATACTGAATATTTTTATACATATGATTACGAAAAGGAAGATTTTCATATAACTATGCAAAATAGTGATTATTCTGCTAAGTTTTCCTTAAAGGAGAATATGAAAAAACCATTTTACTATGGTATGGTATACCCTAAAGAGTATGAGGTGAAATTCTATTGA
- a CDS encoding glucose-1-phosphate adenylyltransferase, protein MKKKQIIAMLLAGGQGSRLKKLTEKIAKPAVSFGGKYRIIDFTLSNCSNSGIDTVGVLTQYEPHVLNEHIGNGSPWDLDRMNGGVTVLQPHTKKNDEGGWYKGTANAIYQNIAFIDKYSPEHVLILSGDHIYKMDYAKMLKFHIDKDADVTIGVFNVPLKDAPSFGIMNTNEDLSIYEFEEKPQNPKSTLASMGIYIFKWSVLKQYLIEDEKDPNSSNDFGKNIIPNLLKDKMKLFAYPFEGYWKDVGTISSFWDAHMDLLKPDNKLQLFDKSWRIYTRQGIYPPLYVSEGAKIVNSLVEKGCEIEGEISNSVIFPGVKIGKNSKIYNSVIMPNTTIEENVIINKSIIDENVFIEKNTVVGDNEEIVVIGAGEIIKSNAIK, encoded by the coding sequence ATGAAGAAGAAACAAATAATTGCTATGTTATTAGCAGGAGGACAAGGAAGCCGTTTAAAAAAATTAACAGAGAAAATAGCTAAACCAGCAGTTTCTTTTGGAGGAAAATATAGAATTATAGATTTCACATTAAGTAACTGCTCAAATTCAGGTATAGATACAGTTGGAGTACTTACACAGTATGAGCCTCATGTATTAAATGAGCATATAGGAAATGGATCACCATGGGATTTGGATAGAATGAATGGTGGAGTAACAGTATTACAACCTCACACTAAGAAAAATGATGAAGGTGGATGGTACAAAGGTACTGCCAATGCAATATATCAGAATATAGCATTTATAGATAAATATTCTCCTGAACATGTACTGATTCTTTCAGGAGACCACATTTACAAAATGGACTATGCAAAAATGCTTAAATTCCATATAGATAAAGATGCAGATGTAACAATAGGGGTATTCAATGTACCACTAAAAGATGCTCCAAGTTTTGGAATAATGAATACAAATGAAGATCTATCTATATATGAATTTGAAGAAAAACCACAAAATCCAAAGAGCACACTTGCTTCAATGGGAATATATATTTTCAAATGGAGCGTATTAAAACAATACCTTATTGAAGATGAAAAGGATCCAAACTCAAGTAATGACTTTGGTAAAAATATCATACCAAATCTTCTAAAAGATAAGATGAAACTATTTGCTTATCCATTTGAAGGATACTGGAAAGACGTTGGAACTATTTCAAGTTTCTGGGATGCACATATGGACCTTTTAAAACCAGACAACAAATTACAACTATTTGATAAGTCTTGGAGAATCTATACACGTCAAGGAATATATCCACCTCTATATGTAAGTGAAGGAGCTAAAATAGTTAACTCACTTGTTGAAAAAGGTTGTGAAATTGAAGGAGAGATTTCAAATTCAGTTATATTCCCAGGTGTAAAAATTGGAAAGAACAGTAAAATTTATAACTCTGTAATAATGCCTAATACAACAATTGAAGAAAATGTAATTATCAATAAATCAATAATAGATGAAAATGTATTTATTGAAAAGAACACAGTTGTTGGAGATAATGAAGAGATAGTAGTAATAGGTGCTGGAGAAATTATAAAGAGTAACGCTATAAAATAA
- a CDS encoding DUF4198 domain-containing protein, with protein MRKGIFLLGALVLSSSLFAHDHFMYTDNLDVSGKNEVKMKVMLGHPAEGKDMGTISVGTVDGKTTLPVDFFVIHNGEKQDLTSKVKQGFIKSPKGQTVTFDAVYGKQDGLKGGGSWVFVMNPGETKDSGYHFYPIVKLIVTKDSAGSDYNQRVAPGYDEIVPLLNPVNAWKDNVFRAKFVDKDGNPIKNARVDIDLLNVKIDMNKNSYIPNAEIPKSSLRVFTDDNGVFAFVPSKAGKWVIRAVRSIDKDKQEVHDSSLVVQFE; from the coding sequence ATGAGAAAAGGGATATTTTTACTTGGAGCACTAGTTCTTTCATCAAGTTTGTTTGCACATGATCATTTTATGTATACTGATAATCTTGATGTCAGTGGAAAAAATGAAGTAAAAATGAAAGTTATGTTGGGGCATCCAGCTGAGGGAAAGGATATGGGAACTATAAGTGTAGGGACTGTAGATGGAAAAACTACTCTACCAGTGGATTTCTTTGTAATTCATAATGGAGAAAAACAGGACCTGACTTCTAAAGTTAAACAGGGATTTATAAAGAGTCCTAAAGGGCAAACTGTAACCTTTGACGCTGTATATGGTAAACAGGATGGATTAAAAGGTGGAGGAAGCTGGGTATTTGTAATGAATCCTGGAGAAACAAAGGATTCTGGATACCATTTTTATCCAATTGTAAAATTAATTGTTACAAAAGATTCAGCAGGATCTGACTATAATCAGAGAGTAGCACCAGGTTATGATGAGATAGTACCACTTCTAAATCCAGTAAATGCTTGGAAAGATAATGTATTTAGAGCTAAATTTGTAGATAAAGATGGAAATCCAATTAAGAACGCAAGAGTGGATATAGATCTTTTAAATGTTAAAATAGATATGAATAAAAATAGTTATATTCCTAATGCAGAGATTCCTAAATCTTCATTAAGAGTCTTTACTGATGACAATGGAGTATTTGCCTTCGTTCCTTCAAAAGCTGGAAAATGGGTAATAAGAGCAGTGAGATCAATAGATAAAGATAAACAGGAAGTACATGATTCATCTCTAGTAGTTCAATTTGAATAA